From a region of the Sminthopsis crassicaudata isolate SCR6 chromosome 6, ASM4859323v1, whole genome shotgun sequence genome:
- the TMEM86A gene encoding lysoplasmalogenase TMEM86A: protein MVSPVTVVKSEGPKLVPFFKATCIYFVLWLPTSNPSWFSALIKCLPIFCLWLFLLAHGFGFLLAHPSASRIFAGLVFSAVGDAFLIWQDQGYFVHGLLMFAVTHILYASAFGMKPLALQRGLVMVGLSGLCYALLYPYLSGPYIYLVGVYEALISFMGWRAVAGLRLVGAHWRWTELAAGSGALFFIISDLTIAINKFCFPVPYSRAIIMATYYAAQMLIALSVVESRDLGGNLGLSKVD from the exons GTAAAGAGTGAAGGGCCTAAGCTGGTCCCTTTCTTCAAGGCCACTTGCATCTACTTTGTGCTGTGGCTGCCAACTTCCAACCCTTCCTGGTTCAGTGCGCTCATCAAATGCCTGCCCATCTTCTGCCTCTGGCTGTTCCTGCTGGCACACGGATTTGGCTTCCTGCTTGCCCACCCCAGCGCCTCCCGAATCTTCGCAGGGCTTGTCTTCTCTGCAGTGGGTGATGCCTTTCTCATCTGGCAGGACCAGGGCTACTTCGTGCATG gACTGCTGATGTTTGCAGTGACCCACATACTCTATGCCTCAGCCTTTGGCATGAAGCCCCTAGCCCTGCAGAGAGGCCTAGTGATGGTGGGGCTTTCTGGACTCTGCTACGCCCTCCTCTACCCCTACCTGTCGGGCCCTTACATCTACCTGGTGGGAGTCTATGAGGCACTCATCAGTTTCATGGGTTGGAGGGCCGTGGCAGGCCTGCGACTGGTCGGAGCACACTGGCGCTGGACAGAATTGGCTGCGGGCAGCGGAGCccttttcttcatcatctctGATTTGACCATTGCCATCAACAAGTTCTGCTTCCCTGTCCCCTACTCTCGAGCCATCATCATGGCCACCTATTATGCCGCACAGATGCTCATCGCGCTCTCTGTTGTAGAGAGCCGAGACCTGGGTGGGAACTTGGGATTGAGCAAGGTGGACTGA